In Taeniopygia guttata chromosome 7, bTaeGut7.mat, whole genome shotgun sequence, a single window of DNA contains:
- the FIGN gene encoding fidgetin isoform X2: MISSTSVYGLKMQWTPEHAQWPEQHFDITSTTRSPAHKVEAYRGHLQRTYQYAWANDDISALTASNLLKKYAEKYSGILEGPAERPILSNYSEAPSGLVNGRKNESEPWQPSLNSESVYPMNCVPDVITASKAGVSAALPPADVSASIGSSPGVASNLAEPSYSSSTCGSHTVPSLHSGLPSQEYATGYNGSYLHTSYSGQPAPALPSPHPSPLHSSGLLQPPPPPPPALVPGYNGTSNLSSYSYPSASYPPQTAVGPGYSPGGAPPPSAYLPSGIPAPTPLPPTTVPSYSYQGHGLTPIAPSALTNSSASSLKRKAFYMAGQGEMDSSYGNYSYGQQRSTQSPMYRMPDNSISNANRGNGFDRSAETSSLAFKPTKQLMSSEQQRKFSSQSSRALTPPSYSTAKNSLGSRSSDSFGKYSSPVMNEHGDEHRQLLPHPMQGPGLRAATSSNHSVDEQLKNTDTHLIDLVTNEIINQGPPVDWSDIAGLDLVKAVIKEEVLWPVLRSDAFNGLTALPRSILLFGPRGTGKTLMGRCIASQLGATFFKITGSGLVTKWLGEGEKIVHASFLVARCRQPSVIFVSDIDMLLSSQVSEEHSPVSRMRTEFLMQLDTVLTSAEDQIVVICATSKPEEIDESLRRYFMKRLLIPLPDSTARHQIIVQLLSQHNYCLNDKEVALLVQRTEGFSGLDVAHLCQEAVVGPLHAMPATDLSAIMPSQLRPVTYQDFETAFCKIQPSISQKELDTYVEWNKMFGCSQ; the protein is encoded by the coding sequence GCTTGAAGATGCAGTGGACGCCGGAGCATGCCCAGTGGCCAGAACAGCACTTCGATATCACTTCAACCACCCGGTCCCCAGCCCACAAGGTGGAAGCCTACCGGGGGCACCTGCAGCGCACGTACCAGTACGCCTGGGCCAACGACGACATCTCGGCTCTGACCGCCTCCAACCTTCTGAAAAAGtatgcagaaaaatattccGGGATTTTGGAAGGCCCGGCTGAGCGACCCATTCTCAGCAATTACTCTGAAGCTCCCTCAGGGCTGGTGAATGGTCGGAAGAATGAAAGTGAGCCTTGGCAGCCATCCTTGAACTCGGAGAGCGTGTATCCCATGAACTGTGTCCCAGATGTCATCACCGCCAGCAAAGCTGGGGTAAGTGCAGCCCTCCCTCCCGCAGATGTCTCAGCCAGCATCGGGAGCTCTCCTGGGGTGGCCAGTAACCTGGCTGAACCCAGTTactccagcagcacctgtggaAGTCACACCGTTCCCAGTCTTCATTCAGGGCTCCCATCTCAGGAATATGCCACAGGATACAACGGCTCATATTTGCATACCAGTTACAGCGGCCAGCCAGCACCTGCACTTCCATCCCCTCATCCATCCCCCTTGCACAGCTCGGGACTTCTGCAGCCCCCACCACCGCCGCCACCAGCCCTCGTCCCTGGCTACAACGGGACCTCCAATCTCTCCAGTTACAGCTACCCTTCTGCCAGTTATCCtcctcaaactgctgttggccCTGGGTACAGCCCTGGGGGTGCCCCACCACCCTCAGCTTACCTGCCTTCAGGAATCCCTGCTCCAACCCCTCTGCCCCCAACCACTGTCCCCAGCTACTCCTACCAGGGCCACGGTCTGACGCCAATCGCGCCGTCTGCCCTGACAAACAGTTCAGCCAGCTCTCTCAAAAGGAAAGCTTTCTACATGGCAGGGCAAGGAGAAATGGACTCCAGTTATGGAAATTACAGCTATGGCCAACAGAGATCTACACAGAGTCCAATGTATCGAATGCCAGACAACAGCATTTCAAATGCAAACAGAGGGAATGGTTTTGACAGAAGTGCTGAAACATCATCCTTAGCATTTAAGCCAACAAAGCAGCTAATGTCCTCTGAACAGCAAAGGAAGTTCAGTAGCCAGTCCAGTAGGGCTCTAACACCCCCATCCTATAGTACTGCTAAAAACTCACTGGGTTCGAGATCGAGTGACTCGTTTGGGAAGTATAGCTCCCCAGTAATGAATGAGCACGGTGACgagcacaggcagctcctccCTCACCCAATGCAAGGCCCGGGACTTCGTGCAGCTACCTCATCCAACCACTCTGTGGACGAGCAACTGAAGAATACTGACACACACCTCATTGACCTTGTTACCAATGAGATTATCAACCAAGGACCTCCCGTGGACTGGAGCGACATTGCTGGCCTAGATCTAGTAAAGGCCGTCATTAAGGAGGAGGTTTTATGGCCAGTATTGAGGTCAGATGCATTCAATGGACTGACTGCTCTACCTCGGAGCATCCTTTTATTTGGACCTCGGGGAACAGGCAAAACATTAATGGGCAGATGTATAGCTAGTCAGCTGGGGGCCACGTTTTTCAAAATCACTGGCTCTGGCCTTGTCACAAAGTGGTtaggggaaggagaaaaaattgtCCATGCCTCCTTCCTCGTGGCAAGGTGTCGCCAACCCTCAGTGATTTTTGTTAGTGACATTGACATGCTCCTTTCCTCTCAAGTGAGTGAAGAACATAGTCCAGTAAGTCGGATGAGAACCGAGTTCCTTATGCAGCTGGACACTGTACTGACTTCTGCTGAGGACCAAATAGTAGTAATTTGCGCCACGAGTAAACCAGAAGAAATTGATGAATCTCTTCGAAGGTACTTCATGAAACGACTTTTAATCCCACTTCCTGACAGCACAGCGAGACACCAGATAATAGTACAACTGCTCTCACAGCACAATTACTGTCTCAATGACAAGGAGGTTGCACTGCTTGTCCAGCGCACAGAAGGCTTTTCTGGACTAGATGTGGCTCACTTGTGTCAGGAAGCCGTGGTGGGCCCACTCCATGCCATGCCAGCCACAGACCTTTCAGCCATTATGCCCAGCCAGTTGAGGCCAGTTACATATCAAGACTTTGAAACTGCTTTCTGCAAGATACAGCCTAGCATATCTCAAAAAGAGCTTGATACATACGTTGAATGGAACAAAATGTTTGGTTGCAGTCAGTGA
- the FIGN gene encoding fidgetin isoform X1, whose amino-acid sequence MRVGLWNDLLCLCHIVLRRVHYTLLTRCSVPNKRGLKMQWTPEHAQWPEQHFDITSTTRSPAHKVEAYRGHLQRTYQYAWANDDISALTASNLLKKYAEKYSGILEGPAERPILSNYSEAPSGLVNGRKNESEPWQPSLNSESVYPMNCVPDVITASKAGVSAALPPADVSASIGSSPGVASNLAEPSYSSSTCGSHTVPSLHSGLPSQEYATGYNGSYLHTSYSGQPAPALPSPHPSPLHSSGLLQPPPPPPPALVPGYNGTSNLSSYSYPSASYPPQTAVGPGYSPGGAPPPSAYLPSGIPAPTPLPPTTVPSYSYQGHGLTPIAPSALTNSSASSLKRKAFYMAGQGEMDSSYGNYSYGQQRSTQSPMYRMPDNSISNANRGNGFDRSAETSSLAFKPTKQLMSSEQQRKFSSQSSRALTPPSYSTAKNSLGSRSSDSFGKYSSPVMNEHGDEHRQLLPHPMQGPGLRAATSSNHSVDEQLKNTDTHLIDLVTNEIINQGPPVDWSDIAGLDLVKAVIKEEVLWPVLRSDAFNGLTALPRSILLFGPRGTGKTLMGRCIASQLGATFFKITGSGLVTKWLGEGEKIVHASFLVARCRQPSVIFVSDIDMLLSSQVSEEHSPVSRMRTEFLMQLDTVLTSAEDQIVVICATSKPEEIDESLRRYFMKRLLIPLPDSTARHQIIVQLLSQHNYCLNDKEVALLVQRTEGFSGLDVAHLCQEAVVGPLHAMPATDLSAIMPSQLRPVTYQDFETAFCKIQPSISQKELDTYVEWNKMFGCSQ is encoded by the exons ATGAGAGTTGGATTATGGAATGACCTGCTATGTCTGTGTCATATTGTTCTGCGCAGGGTGCATTATACTCTGCTAACTAGGTGTTCAGTACCAAATAAGAGAG GCTTGAAGATGCAGTGGACGCCGGAGCATGCCCAGTGGCCAGAACAGCACTTCGATATCACTTCAACCACCCGGTCCCCAGCCCACAAGGTGGAAGCCTACCGGGGGCACCTGCAGCGCACGTACCAGTACGCCTGGGCCAACGACGACATCTCGGCTCTGACCGCCTCCAACCTTCTGAAAAAGtatgcagaaaaatattccGGGATTTTGGAAGGCCCGGCTGAGCGACCCATTCTCAGCAATTACTCTGAAGCTCCCTCAGGGCTGGTGAATGGTCGGAAGAATGAAAGTGAGCCTTGGCAGCCATCCTTGAACTCGGAGAGCGTGTATCCCATGAACTGTGTCCCAGATGTCATCACCGCCAGCAAAGCTGGGGTAAGTGCAGCCCTCCCTCCCGCAGATGTCTCAGCCAGCATCGGGAGCTCTCCTGGGGTGGCCAGTAACCTGGCTGAACCCAGTTactccagcagcacctgtggaAGTCACACCGTTCCCAGTCTTCATTCAGGGCTCCCATCTCAGGAATATGCCACAGGATACAACGGCTCATATTTGCATACCAGTTACAGCGGCCAGCCAGCACCTGCACTTCCATCCCCTCATCCATCCCCCTTGCACAGCTCGGGACTTCTGCAGCCCCCACCACCGCCGCCACCAGCCCTCGTCCCTGGCTACAACGGGACCTCCAATCTCTCCAGTTACAGCTACCCTTCTGCCAGTTATCCtcctcaaactgctgttggccCTGGGTACAGCCCTGGGGGTGCCCCACCACCCTCAGCTTACCTGCCTTCAGGAATCCCTGCTCCAACCCCTCTGCCCCCAACCACTGTCCCCAGCTACTCCTACCAGGGCCACGGTCTGACGCCAATCGCGCCGTCTGCCCTGACAAACAGTTCAGCCAGCTCTCTCAAAAGGAAAGCTTTCTACATGGCAGGGCAAGGAGAAATGGACTCCAGTTATGGAAATTACAGCTATGGCCAACAGAGATCTACACAGAGTCCAATGTATCGAATGCCAGACAACAGCATTTCAAATGCAAACAGAGGGAATGGTTTTGACAGAAGTGCTGAAACATCATCCTTAGCATTTAAGCCAACAAAGCAGCTAATGTCCTCTGAACAGCAAAGGAAGTTCAGTAGCCAGTCCAGTAGGGCTCTAACACCCCCATCCTATAGTACTGCTAAAAACTCACTGGGTTCGAGATCGAGTGACTCGTTTGGGAAGTATAGCTCCCCAGTAATGAATGAGCACGGTGACgagcacaggcagctcctccCTCACCCAATGCAAGGCCCGGGACTTCGTGCAGCTACCTCATCCAACCACTCTGTGGACGAGCAACTGAAGAATACTGACACACACCTCATTGACCTTGTTACCAATGAGATTATCAACCAAGGACCTCCCGTGGACTGGAGCGACATTGCTGGCCTAGATCTAGTAAAGGCCGTCATTAAGGAGGAGGTTTTATGGCCAGTATTGAGGTCAGATGCATTCAATGGACTGACTGCTCTACCTCGGAGCATCCTTTTATTTGGACCTCGGGGAACAGGCAAAACATTAATGGGCAGATGTATAGCTAGTCAGCTGGGGGCCACGTTTTTCAAAATCACTGGCTCTGGCCTTGTCACAAAGTGGTtaggggaaggagaaaaaattgtCCATGCCTCCTTCCTCGTGGCAAGGTGTCGCCAACCCTCAGTGATTTTTGTTAGTGACATTGACATGCTCCTTTCCTCTCAAGTGAGTGAAGAACATAGTCCAGTAAGTCGGATGAGAACCGAGTTCCTTATGCAGCTGGACACTGTACTGACTTCTGCTGAGGACCAAATAGTAGTAATTTGCGCCACGAGTAAACCAGAAGAAATTGATGAATCTCTTCGAAGGTACTTCATGAAACGACTTTTAATCCCACTTCCTGACAGCACAGCGAGACACCAGATAATAGTACAACTGCTCTCACAGCACAATTACTGTCTCAATGACAAGGAGGTTGCACTGCTTGTCCAGCGCACAGAAGGCTTTTCTGGACTAGATGTGGCTCACTTGTGTCAGGAAGCCGTGGTGGGCCCACTCCATGCCATGCCAGCCACAGACCTTTCAGCCATTATGCCCAGCCAGTTGAGGCCAGTTACATATCAAGACTTTGAAACTGCTTTCTGCAAGATACAGCCTAGCATATCTCAAAAAGAGCTTGATACATACGTTGAATGGAACAAAATGTTTGGTTGCAGTCAGTGA